A single region of the Theileria annulata chromosome 4, complete sequence, *** SEQUENCING IN PROGRESS *** genome encodes:
- a CDS encoding uncharacterized protein (Tap349h10.p1c.cand.218 - score = 44.95;~SMART 1 transmembrane domain at aa 227-249;~1 probable transmembrane helix predicted for TA08920 by TMHMM2.0 at aa 227-249), whose protein sequence is MEMKKCRKKSKRKRSKLNLTFQKITNDIQKVFLSTFKDELGKFSFSNCDCGCSRTIKSIQSTLIKNYFTNKDRWIRYSGVSLKRISELSDISEIILTNGCNENTINSLDLHLVKSDISRQPWVGNTKLRDLAEKSIYLFCIYNNVPYWQGIHDIAAALAHLDPTPTVAELAGLLEQLIKTYASILFLPTNEEINKRADGLSRVWMLLFKYFFPKFVHRFEMVCDSPFCIGWFVTLGFYRFGCAYISLAYTFLLFISNCEPLSAFIFRELAYVATRGYINFLIKNAVSVDFSNSVIFNNYSSSNLIVSTILNSNKIYLDPEEFINVSRNMYDSIGEREIELAEFPLLYILNASNILSTSAPNPLTVDPSKPYLEVLGYDVFGSNHHYNTINSQVNPTQYYYDQPISRKSSIEPSYLGMKRINRGLKRTFKRFRVDSATISECINSELLYCYLETLSKMSNLYRHSSAKINENYVKLNDFEVGSILNPSLFYNIIDSRSQYLTTGIPLSKIFGEYRTNFMNKVSVDDEAESSFLDTNFTLWIVLTDEGYETTEEQYSWNSLRNGVEIMENLVRNSITCVSILSGGYKGILKALNSPVPQIPSLLSRLSARMLSPWDTQSSPITGPSRTTVTKLASPSISATKNLLNLASSVVNSALDIENRIVQGISEVKLFNRFIHSAKTVPEYESASINKEFQKIEISKSVSHTDFEGVPSYYNRINIVNPLISCCLYSIKLTTPNGLTVTIRSNGTLKLNGKLVHKSKYSNSVVDKNLNALVSISTMLTVNCVDRIMDTEPLAYDSYKSNTSISPFFKIMRERFLTKFMVLFTQSTEFADSRTPFQFNLSPKSFSRLEFLSNVAGLVSNVRVRGIAKLWRIYLVDRNAILSHLLFPSPRFDLENLMDSNVRYLSSSCEQELFTPHDVDFSRSPPDSSFHKFQDFRNIKVFSRTNQYRSASSIDSNQSSNSPRIETRVYVSNGIQIPFKPNSNVFVSRSSLNRRNNSRLS, encoded by the coding sequence ATGGAAATGAAAAAATGCAGGAAGAAATCGAAACGTAAACGGTCTAAATTAAACTTAACATTtcaaaaaattacaaatgaCATACaaaaagtatttttatcaacattTAAAGACGAATTGGGCAAGTTTTCCTTTTCTAATTGCGACTGTGGATGTTCAAGGactattaaatcaattcaATCTACTCTTATTAAGAATTACTTCACTAACAAGGATCGCTGGATTCGGTATTCCGGCGTTTCCCTTAAAAGGATCTCGGAACTTTCAGATATTTCAGAAATTATACTAACAAATGGATGTAATGAGaatacaattaattcaCTCGACCTTCATCTTGTCAAATCTGACATTTCAAGGCAACCTTGGGTCGGAAATACTAAATTGCGAGATCTGGCAGAGAAATCAATTTACCttttttgtatatataataacgTTCCTTACTGGCAGGGAATACATGATATCGCAGCAGCATTGGCACACCTTGATCCAACTCCTACAGTCGCTGAGCTTGCAGGACTTCTCGAACAGTTGATTAAGACATACGCATCTATTCTGTTTTTGCCTACTAATGAAGAGATTAACAAAAGAGCAGATGGGCTTTCTAGAGTGTGGATGCTTCTGTTTAAGTACTTCTTTCCTAAATTTGTCCATAGGTTTGAGATGGTTTGTGATAGCCCATTTTGCATCGGATGGTTTGTCACGCTTGGATTCTACAGGTTTGGATGTGCATATATCTCATTAGCATACACATTTCTGCTCTTCATATCAAACTGTGAACCCCTTTCAGCGTTTATTTTCCGTGAACTAGCCTACGTTGCAACCAGAGGATACATTAACTTCCTTATCAAAAATGCAGTTTCTGTTGACTTTTCTAACTCTGTGATTTTCAACAACTACTCTAGCTCGAACCTTATTGTTAGTACTATTTTAAACTCaaacaaaatatatttgGACCCGGAAGAGTTCATAAATGTTTCGAGGAACATGTACGACTCAATAGGAGAAAGAGAAATTGAACTAGCAGAATTCCCactattatacattttgAATGCAagtaatatattatcaacatCAGCACCAAATCCACTAACAGTTGACCCGTCAAAACCATATCTTGAAGTTTTAGGATACGATGTTTTTGGATCGAACCATCACTATAACACCATTAATTCTCAAGTAAATCCCACTCAATATTACTACGATCAACCTATAAGTAGGAAAAGTTCCATTGAGCCGAGTTATTTGGGTATGAAAAGAATCAATAGAGGTCTAAAGAGGACTTTTAAGAGATTTAGAGTTGATTCTGCAACAATTAGTGAGTGTATAAATTCAGAACTTTTGTATTGTTACCTTGAAACACTTTCAAAAATGTCGAACCTTTACCGCCATTCTTCTgcaaaaattaatgaaaattatgtCAAACTTAATGATTTTGAAGTAGGTTCAATCCTAAACCCGAgcttattttataatataattgattCCAGAAGTCAATACTTGACTACAGGAATCCCCCTATCAAAGATATTTGGGGAATATAGAACTAATTTCATGAATAAAGTGAGTGTTGATGACGAGGCTGAGAGTTCATTTTTGGACACTAACTTTACTCTATGGATCGTTTTGACTGATGAAGGATACGAAACAACTGAAGAACAATATTCTTGGAATTCACTAAGAAACGGAGTTGAAATTATGGAAAATCTTGTAAGAAACTCAATTACATGTGTTAGTATTCTTAGTGGAGGTTATAAAGGAATACTAAAGGCACTTAATTCGCCAGTACCTCAAATCCCGTCATTACTCTCAAGGTTAAGTGCAAGGATGTTATCTCCATGGGATACTCAAAGTAGTCCTATCACTGGACCATCTAGAACCACGGTTACAAAACTAGCATCCCCATCTATCTCAGCAACTAAGAATCTCCTTAATCTCGCAAGTTCCGTCGTTAATTCAGCTCTTGATATAGAAAATAGGATAGTTCAGGGTATTTCAGAAGTTAAGCTATTTAATAGGTTCATTCATTCAGCAAAAACAGTTCCAGAATATGAATCAGCGTCTATTAACAAGGAGTTTCAAAAAATAGAAATATCTAAATCCGTATCCCACACTGATTTTGAAGGTGTTCCAAGCTACTATAATCGCATTAACATTGTTAACCCTTTGATTTCTTGTTGTTTATATTCCATAAAGTTAACCACACCTAATGGATTAACTGTAACAATAAGGTCAAATGGGACGTTAAAGTTAAATGGGAAATTAGTTCACAAatcaaaatattcaaattctGTCGTTGATAAAAACCTAAACGCGCTGGTTTCAATCTCTACAATGTTAACTGTTAATTGTGTTGATAGGATTATGGACACTGAGCCACTTGCATATGATTCATACAAGTCTAACACCTCAATTTCCCCATTCTTCAAAATCATGAGAGAAAGGTTTTTGACCAAATTCATGGTTTTATTCACTCAATCAACTGAATTTGCTGACTCTAGAACACCGTTTCAATTCAATTTATCCCCCAAATCTTTTAGTAGGTTGGAGTTTCTTTCCAACGTGGCTGGCTTGGTTTCAAATGTCAGGGTTCGAGGAATTGCAAAGCTTTGGAGAATTTATCTTGTTGACAGAAATGCTATTTTAAGTCACCTTTTGTTTCCATCCCCTAGATTTGATCTTGAAAACTTGATGGATTCTAATGTACGATATTTATCAAGCTCATGTGAACAAGAGTTATTTACACCACATGATGTCGATTTCTCAAGATCACCTCCCGATTCAAGCtttcataaatttcaaGATTTTAGAAACATTAAAGTGTTTTCTAGAACCAACCAGTACAGATCTGCTTCATCAATTGACTCAAATCAATCATCAAATTCGCCAAGGATTGAAACTCGAGTTTATGTTTCCAACGGCATCCAAATACCATTCAAACCCAATTCCAATGTGTTTGTATCCAGAAGCTCACTAAATAGGCGTAACAATTCAAGATTAAGCTAA
- a CDS encoding uncharacterized protein (Tap349h10.p1c.C.cand.17 - score = 23.28;~SMART 2 transmembrane domains at aa 138-155 and 432-454;~2 probable transmembrane helices predicted for TA08925 by TMHMM2.0 at aa 138-155 and 432-454) yields the protein MTVVILNKHLLTRITLNTFGRKIFLQPFIYSNSYTRLYSTKTKTIKKKDELVKKKEQNIVNFGDSDVIKCTKDQWLYKPTAREIKLFLDSKPIPTRPLDLENSVVVKLVDLAKEVTSPVKSSVYFSEYGIRKGETLKLVMMWLLFTSVCMYLGFWQLKRKKWKEQVIVSRQKALQAPKIVINSLSDIIENSKNDLDVDGLFYRVVEAHGVLDTKQQFLVGPRKSLVHEHGKEFGFNVLYPLRFKDGSSILVNMGWLNSDELFDNNIGSEWVTVRGILVSGEITENLIPSIKYKTLVLIEKLVHSITGSKLGLTKSINRPSHLVCEDSRKVYKYMDPQSIGQELFSKCPDITQKYILSVYDSYFDEDKPSLDVEHESNNDSFLKRLLNNTILNSSDSSSTNKYRTGPYRFKFQRKQKSDYLLFYADPSTHFNYALQWFLIGFSITALSVYKFFRINKVLKNLILKNLTP from the coding sequence ATGACTGTTGTCATACTCAACAAACATTTATTGACTAGAATAACCTTAAACACTTTTGGTagaaaaatttttttacaaccttttatttattccaatTCATATACACGTTTATACTCCACTAAGACAAAaactattaaaaaaaaaGATGAACTAGTTAAGAAGAAAGAGCAAAACATTGTTAATTTTGGAGATTCAGATGTAATTAAGTGTACGAAGGACCAATGGCTTTATAAGCCGACAGCAAGGGAGATAAAACTGTTTTTAGATTCAAAACCGATTCCTACCCGGCCTTTAGATTTAGAAAACAGCGTGGTAGTTAAACTAGTTGATTTGGCCAAAGAAGTTACTTCGCCAGTAAAATCTTCAGTTTATTTCAGCGAATACGGAATCAGAAAGGGTGAAACGTTAAAGCTGGTTATGATGTGGCTTTTATTCACGTCGGTTTGTATGTATTTGGGATTTTGGCAGTTGAAGCGAAAGAAGTGGAAGGAGCAGGTTATAGTTTCTAGGCAGAAGGCACTTCAGGCACCTAAAATTGTCATTAATTCACTTTCCGatataattgaaaattctaaaaatgaCCTTGATGTTGATGGATTGTTCTATAGAGTAGTTGAAGCACATGGAGTTCTTGATACTAAGCAACAGTTTTTAGTTGGACCTAGAAAGTCTCTAGTACATGAGCATGGAAAGGAATTTGGATTCAACGTCCTTTATCCACTAAGATTCAAAGATGGTTCTTCAATCTTAGTTAATATGGGATGGCTAAATTCTGATGAGTTATTTGATAACAACATTGGATCTGAATGGGTTACTGTTAGAGGTATATTGGTCTCTGGTGAGATTACTGAGAATTTAATTCCTTCAATAAAGTACAAAACTCTTGTtttaattgaaaaattagtACACAGTATAACAGGCTCAAAATTAGGCCTGACCAAGTCCATTAATAGGCCCTCTCATTTAGTTTGTGAAGACTCTAGAAAAGTATACAAGTACATGGATCCTCAGTCTATAGGCCAGGAACTATTTTCAAAGTGTCCCGATATTACTCAAAAATACATACTCAGCGTTTACGATTCTTATTTTGATGAAGATAAACCCTCACTTGATGTCGAACATGAATCTAATAACGATAGTTTTCTCAAAAGACTACTGAACAATACGATATTAAACTCTTCAGACAGCTCTAGTACAAATAAGTATCGTACTGGGCCTtatagatttaaatttcagAGAAAACAAAAGAGTGATTATCTGCTTTTTTATGCTGACCCTAGCACGCACTTCAACTATGCCTTACAGTGGTTCCTCATAGGTTTCTCAATAACGGCGTTGTCTGTCTATAAATTTTTCAGAATTAACAAAgttttaaagaatttaattttaaaaaatttaactccttaa
- a CDS encoding uncharacterized protein (Tap349h10.p1c.cand.219 - score = 29.14;~SMART RING (SM00184) at aa 284-334, E()=4.73e-06) → MLSTSDSGSDSNYSSINRYTFDTCQNTRDRYNFPSNKDNSKFGADSNGISAESSECHSVSADDSDCQDLNSENETESECESETESESEQDQIPQSTDHLTTSFDIPEFDRDILEGESYSQNLFGDPDQQFDNDNSPVSSFGVGSQNRDDCEIVNIVMSNPPRDLIDLSNVEEVNTSSEVEPSHSTPILVDDSNNVEASSSFNSNVPEVVDDVSVDPNSSPNSRKRKRESDDCIMGPIRWVNKSQAQFPLDYMSNRHISNAYKFFDTDSSWDSKIIEDLEFLFKCPICYSTITRFRSGKAPNENDKVIYSTKCGHLFCFECIESVKSRRECSICRKALRDRNQCHVVFP, encoded by the exons ATGCTCTCCACATCTGACAGTGGGTCTGATTCCAACTATTCTTCCATAAATCGTTATACTTTTGACACATGTCAAAATACTCGAGATA GATATAACTTTCCTTCAAACAAAGATAATTCGAAATTTGGTGCAGATTCAAATGGAATTTCAG cTGAATCGTCAGAGTGTCATTCAGTTTCTGCTGATGATTCAGATTGCCAAGATTTAAATTCTGAAAACGAAACCGAATCTGAATGTGAATCTGAAACTGAATCGGAATCTGAACAAGATCAGATACCTCAGTCAACAGATCATTTGACTACTTCATTTGATATTCCAGAGTTTGACCGTGATATTTTAGAAGGAGAAAGTTACTCTCAAAATCTGTTTGGAGACCCAGACCAACAGTTTGATAATGACAATTCACCCGTTTCAAGCTTCGGAGTTGGTTCTCAGAACAGAGATGATTGTGAAATCGTTAATATAGTCATGAGTAATCCCCCTAGGGACTTAATAGATTTGAGTAATGTGGAAGAAGTAAACACTTCAAGTGAAGTGGAACCGTCTCATTCCACACCTATTCTGGTAGATGACTCAAATAACGTGGAGGCTTCAAGCTCATTTAATTCTAACGTTCCAGAGGTAGTGGATGATGTATCTGTTGATCCAAACAGTTCACCAAATTCTAGAAAAAGGAAACGAGAAAGTGACGATTGTATAATGGGACCAATTCGCTGGGTTAACAAAAGTCAGGCCCAGTTCCCTCTTGATTACATGTCAAACAGACACATTTCAAACGCctataaattttttgatACTGACAGTTCTTGGGATTCAAAGATAATTGAGGACTTGGAATTCTTGTTTAAATGTCCCATTTGTTATTCTACCATTACAAGATTCAGGTCAGGTAAGGCTCCGAATGAAAACGACAAGGTTATTTATTCCACCAAATGCGGCCACCTTTTCTGCTTTGAATGTATTGAAAGTGTAAAATCACGTCGAGAATGTTCAATTTGTCGTAAAGCTCTAAGAGATCGCAACCAATGCCACGTCGTGTTTCCCTAA
- a CDS encoding uncharacterized protein (Tap349h10.p1c.C.cand.16 - score = 14.63;~SMART 2 transmembrane domains at aa 5-27 and 34-56;~Apicoplast targetting peptide predicted by the PlasmoAP tool;~2 probable transmembrane helices predicted for TA08935 by TMHMM2.0 at aa 5-27 and 34-56;~Signal anchor predicted for TA08935 by SignalP 2.0 HMM (Signal peptide probability 0.009, signal anchor probability 0.795) with cleavage site probability 0.006 between residues 24 and 25), whose product MVEDLHFSYGKILLSVFTGSVGFCVYLYKYKHKVALSYFLTVVFLSLLGFGFHSLYEILMGIAVFDNSKRAYHHLVKELKLVEVELKKLGIPFDKLNIKLNDSNEE is encoded by the exons atggtTGAAGATTTGCATTTTTCTTATGgaaaaattttattgtCAGTCTTTACTGGCTCTGTCGGATTCTGCgtatatttatacaaatataaacaCAAAGTTGCactttcatattttttaaca gtGGTTTTCTTGTCACTTTTAGGCTTTGGATTCCACTCGCTGTATGAGATTTTAATGGGTATTGCTGTTTTTGATAACTCCAAAAGAGCTTACCACCACCTAGTCAAG GAGCTTAAGTTGGTAGAAGTCGAACTTAAAAAACTCGGAATCCCTTTTGACaagttaaatataaaattaaatgattcaaatgaagaataa
- a CDS encoding RNA binding protein, putative (Tap349h10.p1c.C.cand.15 - score = 51.07;~SMART 3 RRM (SM00360) domains at aa 155-228, E()=1.13e-22; 302-376, E()=1.36e-07; 389-465, E()=9.65e-08), which translates to MSHYRRSYSRDGSYDDYSSRRHHKRELDRYEHKYRKRSRSRSHYRKRYRSRSRSRSRGRDYYRDYDRDRDKRSFSIDKNSYSRDKRHQSEASDSEKKTASSSLTSEFTLKKKQSSWDSLTPVSSISPELCDTKSLTNNKKTEQSKAQEESQKSAKIYIGALDPSCTIEDIRVIFSSFGDILNIDLPTDPETNKVKGFCFVEYRKKESADLALVSMQGFHIKGKPIKLGRPNVSSSGSSSGICPIGYNNPLSNPLAAGAVAAATLLQNRSGVRVDTSNVLTKISASTPTFTIGATPPELNGKRVVLENIPFDLAASDIRRIFEPFGAITECVLYSREMLPGAFYALGYIDFVNANVAQTVCSTMNGFEIAGSKIQVTMAPESSVAGTSNVIVIYNMVDPKLVDENLQNEVKDECNKYGTVTSVYLHFSPNNDSLSVFVVFNTPQDADSAVRALNTRWFNGRQIMCKTYDASAYFSGNYDL; encoded by the exons ATGTCCCATTACAGGCGTAGCTATTCCCGTGATGGATCTTATGATGATTATAGTTCAAGACGCCACCATAAAAGGGAATTAGATAGATACGAACATAAGTATAGGAAAAGAAGTAGAAGTAGAAGCCATTATCGTAAGAGATATCGATCAAGATCGAGAAGTAGAAGTCGAGGTAGGGACTATTATAGAGATTATGACAGAGATAGGGATAAACGCTCTTTCTCAATAGATAAAAACTCATACTCTAGAGATAAACGTCATCAATCAGAAGCTAGTGACTCAGAGAAGAAAACAGCTAGCTCATCCTTGACTAGTGAATTTACATTAAAG AAGAAGCAATCGTCATGGGATAGCCTAACTCCAGTATCAAGCATAAGCCCTGAACTGTGTGATACAAAATCTTTGACAAATAACAAAAAAACTGAACAGTCAAAAGCACAAGAAGAATCACAGAAAAGTGCAAAGATATACATAGGAGCGTTGGATCCGAGTTGTACAATTGAAGATATACGAGTC ATTTTCTCATCATTTGgtgatattttaaacattGATCTACCAACTGATCCTGAAACTAATAAGGTTAAAGGGTTTTGTTTTGTTGAATATAGGAAAAAGGAATCAGCTGACCTTGCATTGGTATCTATGCAAGGATTCCATATAAAGGGGAAACCTATTAAACTGGGACGTCCAAATGTATCATCGTCGGGCTCATCATCAG GAATTTGCCCAATTGGATATAATAACCCACTTTCAAACCCTCTGGCTGCAGGAGCGGTGGCTGCAGCAACACTATTACAGAACAGATCAGGAGTTAGAGTTGATACAA gTAATGTGTTGACCAAAATATCGGCATCGACTCCAACATTCACAATTGGAGCAACTCCACCTGAACTCAATGGTAAAAGAGTAGTTTTGGAGAATATTCCATTTGATCTGGCAGCATCAGATATAAGAAGGATATTTGAACCTTTTGGAGCCATTACGGAATGTGTTTTATACTCACGTGAAATGTTACCCGGAGCATTTTATGCACTCGGTTATATAGACTTTGTAAATGCAAACGTAGCACAAACAGTTTGCTCTACAATGAATGGGTTTGAAATTGCAGGATCTAAAATACAAGTTACGATGGCACCTGAGTCATCAGTGGCTGGTACATCAAACGTCATTGTAATCTATAACATGGTTGATCCAAAGCTAGTTGACGAGAATTTACAAAATGAG GTAAAAGACGAGTGTAACAAATATGGAACTGTAACTTCGGTTTATCTACACTTTTCGCCAAATAACGATTCGCTCTCAGTGTTTGTAGTTTTCAATACTCCTCAAG ATGCCGATAGTGCTGTAAGGGCATTAAACACAAGGTGGTTTAATGGAAGGCAAATCATGTGTAAAACGTATGATGCTTCAGCTTACTTCAGTGGGAACTACGACCTgtaa